Proteins co-encoded in one Prunus persica cultivar Lovell chromosome G6, Prunus_persica_NCBIv2, whole genome shotgun sequence genomic window:
- the LOC18775633 gene encoding T-complex protein 1 subunit eta, whose protein sequence is MSSMLQPQIILLKEGTDTSQGKAQLVSNINACTAVADVVRTTLGPRGMDKLIHDDKGSVTISNDGATIMKLLDIVHPAAKILVDIAKSQDSEVGDGTTTVVLLAGEFLKEAKPFIEDGVHPQNLIRSYRTASYLAIEKIKELAVSIEGKSLEEKKTLLAKCAATTLSSKLIGGEKDFFASIVVDAVIAIGDEDRLNMIGIKKVSGGNMRDSFLVSGVAFKKTFSYAGFEQQPKKFLNPKILLLNIELELKSEKENAEIRLSDPSQYQSIVDAEWNIIYDKLDKCVQSGAKVVLSRLAIGDLATQYFADRDIFCAGRVTEEDLQRVAAATGGTVQTSINNVIDEVLGTCECFEEKQVGNERFNIFSGCPSGRTATIVLRGGADQFIEEAERSLHDAIMIVRRALKNSTVVAGGGAIDMEISRYLWQKARKITGKSQLFINSYAKALEVIPRQLCDNAGFDATDVLNKLRQKHALPSGEGALYGVDINTGGIADSFANFVWEPAVVKINAINAATEAACLVLSVDETVKNPKSESAQGEAAASAMGGRGRGGGLRGRGRGMRRR, encoded by the exons ATGTCATCCATGctg CAACCCCAGATCATACTGTTGAAGGAGGGAACGGACACGTCGCAAGGGAAGGCGCAGCTGGTGAGCAATATAAACGCTTGCACAGCGGTGGCCGATGTGGTGAGGACCACGCTGGGGCCTAGGGGCATGGACAAGCTCATCCACGACGACAAGGGCAGCGTTACTATTTCCAACGATGGCGCCACCATCATGAAGTTGCTTGATATAGTTCACCCCGCCGCCAAGATCCTTGTCGACATCGCCAAGTCGCAGGACTCTGAG GTTGGTGATGGAACAACAACAGTTGTTCTGCTTGCAGGGGAGTTTTTGAAGGAGGCCAAGCCTTTCATAGAGGATGGGGTGCACCCACAAAATTTGATAAGAAGTTATCGAACCGCTAGCTATTTG GCAAttgagaaaatcaaagaacttgCTGTAAGCATAGAGGGGAAAAGccttgaagagaagaaaacactGCTAGCTAAATGTGCCGCTACTACACTTTCTTCAAAACTTATTGGTGGAGAAAAGGATTTTTTTGCATCCATTGTCGTGGATGCTGTCATCGCAATTGGTGATGAAGATCGTCTCAACATGATTGGAATAAAGAAG GTTTCTGGTGGCAACATGCGTGACTCCTTTTTAGTAAGTGGTGTTGCCTTCAAGAAGACATTTTCATATGCTGGTTTTGAACAGCAACCAAAGAAGTTTCTTAATCCCAAAATACTTCTACTAAACATTGAATTGGAACTGAAATCTGAGAAAGAAAATGCTGAGATAAG ATTGTCAGATCCATCCCAGTATCAGTCCATTGTTGATGCAGAATGGAATATTATTTATGACAAGTTGGATAAGTGTGTGCAGAGTGGGGCCAAGGTAGTTCTTTCACGGCTGGCTATAGGTGATCTAGCAACACAG TATTTTGCAGATAGAGATATATTCTGTGCTGGGCGTGTAACTGAAGAAGATCTCCAACGGGTAGCTGCTGCCACTGGTGGCACTGTGCAGACATCCATCAACAATGTTATTGATGAG GTCCTTGGAACATGCGAGTGTTTTGAGGAAAAGCAAGTTGGAAATGAGAGGTTTAATATATTTAGTGGATGTCCGTCGGGTAGGACAGCTACAATTGTTCTTCGTGGTGGAGCTGATCAG TTCATTGAGGAAGCTGAGCGGAGTTTACATGACGCTATCATGATTGTTAGAAGAGCGCTAAAAAATTCGACTGTAGTTGCTGGTGGTGGTGCTATAGAT ATGGAGATCAGCCGGTACTTGTGGCAGAAAGCACGCAAAATTACGGGAAAGTCTCAGCTTTTCATTAACTCGTATGCAAAAGCTCTTGAG GTTATCCCACGACAACTCTGCGACAATGCGGGATTTGATGCGACTGATGTGTTAAACAAACTTAGACAGAAACATGCGCTTCCATCTG GTGAGGGTGCACTTTATGGAGTGGACATCAACACAGGTGGAATTGCTGATTCATTTGCTAACTTTGTCTGGGAGCCAGCTGTTGTGAAG ATCAATGCTATAAATGCTGCTACAGAGGCTGCTTGCCTTGTTTTAAGTGTTGATGAGACAGTTAAAAACCCTAAG TCCGAGAGTGCGCAGGGAGAAGCTGCTGCGAGTGCCATGGGAGGTAGAGGGCGTGGAGGTGGTCTTCGTGGTCGTGGGCGAGGGATGCGAAGGCGATAG